The genomic window TGCCCCTACATGTGATCGTTAAGAATTGGAAACTATTCTACTTTTATTGACTGAACTGGACAGGAATCAGCGGCATCCTGAGCACAAGCCGCTTCTGTCTCCGGAACAATCACCTCTGCCTTTCCATCATCATTCATTCTGAAGACATCGGGGCATATTCCTTCGCACACGCCACAGCCAATACAAGTATCTTTGTCTACATATACTTTCACACTCACACCTCCACCAGAAAAATCATTGTGAATTATATCATGCCCTTACACTCTTTAACGATTATCTTGGCCATCTCCAGGCCAACTCTCTTCTGACCCTCCGATGTACTTGCTCCTACATGAGGAACGCAAATGACGTTCCCCAGTCCGATAAGTTTCCTTCTCAACTCGTCGGACGGCGGCTCTACCTCAAAAACATCAAGGGCTGCTCCAGAAACCTTACCTGAAACCAATCCGTTGTAGAGTGCCTGTTCATCTATGGTCCCACCTCGGCTTGCATTGATAATAATAACGCCGTCTTTCATCAGGGAGATCTCTTTTTCACCAATTATGTGTTTCGTTTCGGGAGTGAGGGGTATGTGGAGCGATATTATATCCGATCTCTCAATAAGTGAGTCAATGGTGTCCGTCAGATCGACTTCCAAATCGGTTTCCTTAACAAAAGGATCGTACGCACAGACTTTCATTCCAAATGCCAATGCTCTCTTTGCTACTTCTCTGCCTATTGCTCCAAACCCGATCAATCCTATAGTCTTGCCAAAGATCTCGGTACCCTTGAGCTCCTTCTTCTCCCACTTTCCTTCCTTAATTCCGTAAGTACCTCTTGGAATATGTCTGACCAGTCCAAGAAGCAATCCAAAAGTCAGCTCAGCCACCGATATCGCGTTCGCGCCAGGTGTATTTCTGACAAGGATATTGTGCTTCCTTGCCGACTCGACATCTACATTGTCCAACCCAACTCCAGCTCTTGCGATTAGCTTGAGTTTCTTCCCTGCCTCGATTATCTCTGATGTGACTTTCGTCGCACTCCTGACAACGAGCACTTCAACCTCAGGCATTATCTCAAGCAACTGATCTTTATCGAGATGCTCTGCAGATATCTGGAAGAGATTGCTGTCTTCGAGTATCTTCATCGCAGTTTTATCTAGAGGATCGTTAGCATGAAGTCGAAGCATCACGCACCCTCCTTTTCGAATACTTCCATAGCGACTTTCGCTCCGGTCCCGTACTCGACATTGAAGCCGAGTCTTCGCAAGACTTTCTCAAGAGCCGTTAGGGCAATTACTACGTCATAGTCGGACATATAGCCGAGGTGTGCAATTCTGAAGATGTTTCCTTTCATCGCGCCCTGTCCTCCTGCGATTGTTACGCCATATTCGTCTCTCATAATAGAGACGATTTTGCCGCCGTCGACTCCTTCAGGTACTTTGACAGAAGTGAGGACGTTTCCCGGTCTCTTGGAAAAAAGCTCCAGCCCCATAGCTTTTATGGCTTCTCTTGTTGCCTTTCCCATCAGTTCGTGTCGTGCCCACACATTCTCCATGCCTTCGTCAAGGAGCATTTTTACTGCAAGGCTCTGCTGATAGATCAAATTAACTGCGGGCGTCCATGGAAGAGGGTCTTTGAGATATTTCTTCAGATTAAAATAGTAGCTTGTCGATTTCGTGTTCTTAGCCTTTTCAACGGCTTCTTTGCTGAATGATATGAAGGCCAGTCCAGGAGGTAGCATGAAACCCTTCTGAGAACCGGAGACAACGATATCCAGTCCCCACTCATCCGTTAGCAATGGCTCTGCAACAAGACCGCTTATACCATCAACCACAATCAGCTTGCCGGCCTTCTTCACAACTTTGCTGATACCTTCGATATCCATTACAGTACCTGTGGATGTCTCACTAAGAGTCGTCAGAACTGCAACCGCATCCGGGTTGGCATTAAGGGATTCTTCAACCATTTCCGGAGTGTAGAAATCTCCATACTCCCTCTCCAACAAGACAACATCTGCACCGAAAGTCTTTGCTAGCTCAAGCCATCTTTCGCCAAACTTTCCAACACTGCAAACTATGACTTTCTCGCCGGGATTTACAATATTCGTGACGGCCATTTCCATGGCACCTGTTCCTGAAGAAGCTAGAATGAATAGATCATTCTCCGTCTTGAAGACATTCTTAGTGCCGCTTACCGCATCTTCAAAGATTTTTTTGAACTGTGGAGTTCTGTGATGAATAGTATCCCTAGCACCTTCAAGTAGTACATCGATAGGAACCGGGGTGGGCCCAGGAGCAAGTAGGTAATTCTTCTTAATCATCTTTGCCAATTGAGGCACCTCCAATTCAATTTGGTTTTTGGTGTTCATTCTATCTTGAGGGTATATACTTGCTAAATTGAATCACCATCGATTATGAGGAATAATCAACGACATCTCATCTATAGTTTAGAACACGTAGCTTTATGTGGCAACGCCCGGTAACCTCAAACAAAGACAATGATTGTTGGTAGAAGCATCACATCACGTTTATACTTGGTTTTGCGCCTTCCTCGCTCCTTCATTTTCATTTGCGACCGAAGACCCGGAATCACCCGATACGAGTGTATGAAATCGTTCTGTTTTGAGCATCAGGGATGATAAGATCAGACAGGCAAAATGAGATGCCAAAAGGGGTGGATTTTTTGAAGTGGTTTGCCATTCTTACGGTTCTGATTATTTCTTCTATTTCGTTGCTAGGTTTGTCCGTGACTTTCGAAAAGTCATGGGGGTCTCAAGGAAACAAGGACGGACAGTTCAGTGACCCTCAGGGGCTTGCCTCAGACGGGAAAGATTTCATTTACGTAGCCGACACACTTAATCATAGAATTCAGGTTTTCGACAGCACCGGAAAACACCAAATGTCCTTCGGAAGGTTTGGCAGCGAGCGAGGTGAATTCCTTTTCCCGCATGATGTTGTTGTAGATTCTAAAGGCAGTATATACGTCGCTGATTCCCAGAATGGCAGAGTTCAGAAGTTCGATAACGAGAACAAGTTTGTGAAGTCATGGGGAAGTAAAGGTGCAGAACCCGGTCAGTTTGACGGACCTATGTATATTGCAATCGATGGCGCAGACACAATATATGTAGGCGATGCTTTCAATCAAAGAGTTCAGGTTTTCGATGGGGAAGGAACTCTTCTGCTGACAGTAGGCGCAAAGGTAAACATGTTCGAGGCAATGAACCCCGGCAATCTCGCCTCAATATCGGGGTTGAGTGTTGACAGCAATGGAAACATCTACGTATCGGACGACATAATGAGAAGAATCCAGAAGTTTGATTCCCAAGGGAACTACATTTCAAACTGGGCCTCAACCTATGAAGGCAACTGGGGCCAGCCTGGAGAGTCTGTGGTAGATCGTTTTGGAAATCTGTTCTTTATAAACAAAATGACAAGTATGATACTAGTTCTTGATCCGGACGGAAACTTCCTCTTTGAGTGGGGAGGTGTAGGAACTACAAGTGGTTTATTTACGAAGCCTTTCAATATATGTGTCGACGGTAAAGACAATGTGTTTGTACTGGAGCAATTAGGAAATAGGATTCAAAGATTCAAGATCAATTACTAATCAAGGTATAGGACAAAGGAGGTTGGTTTATGAAGAAGTTTTCTGTTTTGCTGATTTTGATAGTCCTTATCGCCAGCTCCGTTTTCTCCCAGCGGTTATTGTCACAAGACAGTGCGAAGTTCATCAGTATTGTAACCGACGGAACTTTCAATAATTTCCCCGATGTGCCCATAGGCGAAGCCTTTGACTCATTCTTCGAGATGTCAAGATGGAAGCATTTGAAGGAAGGAACGCAAAACATTGTTGAGTTCAGCGGCAGCTTCGCGGATGAATATAGGGGAAGTTCAACGGTTCTGATGCGATTCTCGGTTGTAGAAGAGGACTCTACCTTCACATTGAGCTATTGGGAGATCAATGGAGTTCCTCAGGATAATAGCGGCCAGTACGCTTTTTTGGAGAGGATCTTTCTTCCCGATAGGGCTGCTGTAGCAATCTCCATAGTAAGAGACGGTTTCTTCTACGAATTCCCCGACAGGGTAATAGGAGAGTCTTTCAGCAGCTTTTTCGCCGATAGTTACTGGGATTACTTCCTTACTTCCGACAATCTAGACGTTGTAGAGTTCTCGGGCTTCTTCTACAGCAACGACGAGCTTGTTGAAGCTCTCTTCCAGTTCATAGTAAACGTCGATGAACGGACCTTCGAGATCGCTTACCTCGGAGTTGACGATGTTACTCAGGACGATACGTTGATTAATACGTTGTTGAACTCAATCTTTGCATCGAAAATCACGGACGTCAAGAACTCATATTTCGACGTGTACTACAACTGGATGACGCTAGGGGAAGCCTTTGACAGTTTCTTCTACGATCCATACTGGGACTACTTTCTATCAACAGATGATCTCGATATTGTAGAGTTCTATGGAACCTTCGACCTTGGAGGGATTCCAGCAGAAGTGTACTGCCAATTCGAAGTATATGACGATGGCAGCTACGATCTCTATTACTGGGAGATAGATGGATACTATGAAAGCATAAATGCCTTCTACCTGCTTCTTGAATTGATTTACTACTGAATTTTGTAGAGAGGGCTCATCAGGGCCCTCTTCTTTTCCGCCTTCAAACTGAACAGATCTACGAAACAATCGGCATGAAATCGACAAAACTCTATTTCTAGGTTTTTGTTGAGCGGTGGAATCGTGGAACCGAAAGATAAGTGCGTCACGATTTTCAAGGGGCTTTGCTAGCGGGTAGTTTTAGGTCACCCTTCAATAAAGGAGGGATGTTATAGAAGGTTACTTGGAGGTTCTCATTCCTCACGAGATGAACAATACCGTTAGGGAAATCATAGAATGATAGTGCAGGAAAGACCAAGCGGTTACTAGGAGCTCCAAGGAGTCCCCAAGAACACAGAATGTCAGAACATTGATTCACGGGTTTCAAGCAGAACGTTGTTAACGAGTGGAGGCTTCCTGAATGGCCTTTGCCCTGAGTGATTCCGTTTCAAGCAGAACATTGTTAACGAGTGAAAATCCTTTCAAACTCTCCCTAGTGTTTATTACGAAAACTCTTCTAGCAAAGCGACAATTGGAAAATGCAATCACCTACAAAGCTTTGGAATACAGATGCTAATGCATTGAGGGAGTTCTAGCATACGTTCTGGAACTAGAGATGCTCAACTACTCTAGGGAAGAAAGGAGAGATCACTTAATTCAATTCGTATTTCCTCTTTGTTCTTGAAGGGATCCGGTCAAAGCAGTGATATCGAATCTCGATTATTCAATGAACAGCATAATTAAATCTACTTGGAACTCCACGATCTGTTTGCTGATTAGGTGATGCTATTCGCTCCGTCCAAGTGTTTGCTGCAGAATATAAGTCCAAGTTGAGAATCTAAGGAAACTCTAAGGAATGGATAGTAATATCTTGTGTACTGCTTGAATGAAGGAGGTGCATAGGGATGAAGAAAGTAGTCATAATCGTACTTATACTTTTCCTGGCGGCAACTCTAACCTATGCTGTTGGTCAGCAACTCAGAGGAAACAAGGGCGCTAGACTTGCTTCCGAAGAGTGTCCGCGTTTTGCTGAAAGAACTGAAGCCAATGTAGGAGAGTCATGTCCTAATGACGGAGAGATGCTTCAGAAACGCTTGAGAAATGGTAGTTCTGAAGCGGAGAAGTCTTTCGGCGAAGGAAGAGGATACCGCAAAGGTTTGGGAACACGCTAACAGCGAGTTGTTAGTTCTCTTAAGGAGGGCCCAGCCCTCCTTTTCTTAACTTACATAAGGACAAGAGATATGAATCAATGCAAACTGACTTTTAGGCCAGTTTTCTAATCAAATTTGGTTATTATTCTTGAATAGATTTGTAAAGCGACCGCCAGAAAGATGTAGATGGTTCAAGAAGACCATTAGATAGCCGGTCGCGATGAAAATCAAACCGACAACAAGAGTGAAGATGAAGAGATTTAGATATGAACCAATTCCGTTTGGATAGGCCGCAGCGGGTTTTAGAAACCAGTAAGGGAAAAAACCTGTTATGGCTCCTCGAATCACCGAAACAACCGCGTAGGAAAGAGGATATACCGCCCAGAGTAAGGGATAGAAAAACCTATATGATTTCCCTTCTTCAAAGATTAGCCAGAAGATTATCGCGAGAAGCGGTGTAACTTAGTGCAAAAGGTTGTTAGCGAACAGAGCCTGTCCTCTGGGCCAATAGTGGTCCGAAAGAAGGAGATGGTAAATAGTCATAGTCACTGTTATCCACAACACCGAACCACCCGTGATAATGCTCAGTAATCCTGCTGTTATTTGTGATTTTGCTGTCCTTATGGAGAATACTGCATTCAAGAGGGCGACTATTGCGACTATCAGATTCGTCTGCAAAGCGTAGTAGCTCAATTGCATCAGTGCTCCCGAAAGATTCCTGGACAATAACAGTTGAAAGGCTATTCCAGAAAGAGAGATACAGAACAACGATAATTGAGAAATCAGATTCACTTTCCTTTTCACTTTGAGCTCCTAGTATCGAAGAATTCGGTTCGCTCGTAATTCAGCTCTCGGAAGAGTTTTGAGCTCCAATGATTCACAGCCAACATACTGAATTATAGAGTCTGCAAGTCTTAAAGTCCGTATTACTAGATTTCGGAAGGACTGAATCCAGGAGTATTGATTTCCTCGAGTGTCGACTCTCTCCAAGTACCTTTCTTTTTATAACAAGGAAGTATAATAACATTGGTGTTACCTAATTTCAAAGGAGGGAGGCCATTTGTGAGACTATTTGATCTCGAGCTGAAGCAGCTTTGTGAAGAAGATGACGCTTCGGAACTAGCCCGATCCGTTAATACAACTCCGGAGAAGGTCAGAGAACGCACTTAACCTGTGTCCCTACGCTCCTAAAGGGGCTTTTGCTCTACTCCTCGACTGAGCCAGGTTTTGAATCTCTCAGCAAGGGGTTGAAGAAGCATCGGGAAGATACTCCAGAGAATGTCCGTATATCCATCTCAGCCGTTCACAAGACCAAAGAGTCTGAGATGCGTTAGCTGGACTATGTGGAAAATGAAATGAAGAAGAATCTTGGGAGCCGACAAAACTATAGCCCAATCGTGTTTCAGGCATTCTTAGGCAACTGGCATAGTTGCTTCTGGTGGTCCTTGACAAGGAGAAAAAAGATGAAAATATTGATTCCGCGCCAACAAGTGATTGCTTTGTAAATAGGGCAGCAGCGGAGATGTTTAGAGGATGTCATCCGATTTGCTTGACAAGAGCAAAGAGGGGCAAGTTGTTGATTGCGAGAGTTCCTCCGTTGGGGACTTGCTCAAGAAATGGCCAAGTGAATCATGTGGTTGTGGCAGAGCAGTTGCGGGATAGTTTGAAATCAAAACCACTATATAGAAGGGAGGAAGATCAATGGCGAAACTCACTATTGTAGAAGGGATCGGACCCGTGTTTGAAAAGAAGCTCAAGGATGCGGGTGTAAATTCAATCGAAGCGCTTCTGAAGACCTGCGAAACAAAGAAGGCACGAGCCGAACTTGCTAAGAAAACCGATATTCTTGAAGAGACCATCCTTACCTGGGTGAATCACGCAGATTTGATGAGAATCAAGGGAATCGGGGGAGAATACTCTG from Mesotoga sp. Brook.08.105.5.1 includes these protein-coding regions:
- a CDS encoding alanine--glyoxylate aminotransferase family protein — encoded protein: MAKMIKKNYLLAPGPTPVPIDVLLEGARDTIHHRTPQFKKIFEDAVSGTKNVFKTENDLFILASSGTGAMEMAVTNIVNPGEKVIVCSVGKFGERWLELAKTFGADVVLLEREYGDFYTPEMVEESLNANPDAVAVLTTLSETSTGTVMDIEGISKVVKKAGKLIVVDGISGLVAEPLLTDEWGLDIVVSGSQKGFMLPPGLAFISFSKEAVEKAKNTKSTSYYFNLKKYLKDPLPWTPAVNLIYQQSLAVKMLLDEGMENVWARHELMGKATREAIKAMGLELFSKRPGNVLTSVKVPEGVDGGKIVSIMRDEYGVTIAGGQGAMKGNIFRIAHLGYMSDYDVVIALTALEKVLRRLGFNVEYGTGAKVAMEVFEKEGA
- a CDS encoding 6-bladed beta-propeller, which codes for MDFLKWFAILTVLIISSISLLGLSVTFEKSWGSQGNKDGQFSDPQGLASDGKDFIYVADTLNHRIQVFDSTGKHQMSFGRFGSERGEFLFPHDVVVDSKGSIYVADSQNGRVQKFDNENKFVKSWGSKGAEPGQFDGPMYIAIDGADTIYVGDAFNQRVQVFDGEGTLLLTVGAKVNMFEAMNPGNLASISGLSVDSNGNIYVSDDIMRRIQKFDSQGNYISNWASTYEGNWGQPGESVVDRFGNLFFINKMTSMILVLDPDGNFLFEWGGVGTTSGLFTKPFNICVDGKDNVFVLEQLGNRIQRFKINY
- a CDS encoding ferredoxin; amino-acid sequence: MKVYVDKDTCIGCGVCEGICPDVFRMNDDGKAEVIVPETEAACAQDAADSCPVQSIKVE
- a CDS encoding hydroxyacid dehydrogenase, which gives rise to MLRLHANDPLDKTAMKILEDSNLFQISAEHLDKDQLLEIMPEVEVLVVRSATKVTSEIIEAGKKLKLIARAGVGLDNVDVESARKHNILVRNTPGANAISVAELTFGLLLGLVRHIPRGTYGIKEGKWEKKELKGTEIFGKTIGLIGFGAIGREVAKRALAFGMKVCAYDPFVKETDLEVDLTDTIDSLIERSDIISLHIPLTPETKHIIGEKEISLMKDGVIIINASRGGTIDEQALYNGLVSGKVSGAALDVFEVEPPSDELRRKLIGLGNVICVPHVGASTSEGQKRVGLEMAKIIVKECKGMI
- a CDS encoding DUF4332 domain-containing protein, with protein sequence MAKLTIVEGIGPVFEKKLKDAGVNSIEALLKTCETKKARAELAKKTDILEETILTWVNHADLMRIKGIGGEYSELLEAAGVDTVPELSKRNGDNLYEKVVEVNAAKRLVRKLPSKKQILNWIEQAKKLPRAIQY